DNA sequence from the Sulfurimonas sediminis genome:
TTATAACCGACAAAGAATGCACTCTGCAAATGGTAATTTATCACCTGTGGAGTTTGAAGAAAAAATGATGTTACAACTTGAAACAGCAGCTTAGAATCTTTATGGATAAGTATGAAATAGGGTTGACACATCACTTCTACCAGTTGTTTTACTAATGGAGCAAGTACTCCATCTTTACCGCTTATATTTTTACCGTTCATTATATCAGCAACTGCATCGTTAAAATCAAAATCTGTCTCTATTATTTTACTCATCTTTATCAACCTTTTATATTCTTATTATATCAGGCTTGTATATTTCACAACATTTTGAACACTCCCGTTTTATATCTCTTGAAATTTCATCTATTTTATCAAGTAAGGTTTTTTGATTATCTTTTACCTTGGCAATATATTTTGAACCACTATTTTCAATAGCATCAAGAGTTTTTTTGGGTATTCATTGCATCAAAAGTAAAGATAAATTCATCTCCCAATTCCCCTATCATAGCCTGAAGGGCAGGTATTTCATTCGACTTCTCTGCTATTTGTTGATGAGCAATTATTACCCCTATCTCAGATAAAACAGCACCAACTACTTCTATTGATCTCTTATCTTTGTATTTGCTGCCATTCATAACCTTGCCATCTACGCTCAGGTGCTTTCCTCTTGTATCGACATAGGTTCTTATCCATTTCCTAAAAACAACTTCAACTTCTTGGCTATCAACTTTCGCTAACACATCAGAAACCAAACTTTTCTTTGGTGTTAATATAAACTCTACACCTAATAATCTTTTAACTTGTTCTTTTTGAATATGCTTCTCTATCCAAATAGATATTTGCTTATAGTCAGTTGCTCCCATCAATCCAGCCAATACTGAAAGATATAAAATATGTTCTAGTCGGTGTCTTTTACCTTGAGGTTTCCGATAGTCTGTCACCTCTGAAAACAATTTTAAAAGTTGATTTGATTGGGCTTGATCTGCATACCCTCTTATAGAACGCTTTTTCGCTAATTTTTCTCTTGTTTTTGTTGCCATATGTAATCACTTTAGTTTTTTAGAGTTTAAGCAATTATTGTTCTTCTTTTAAATTCCTGTTTTTTTAGGATTGGGGTGGGAGATTGAAATGAAAGTCAACATTTTATAACTCTATAAGTAATAAAAGATTATAATTCAAAAAATGAATTTTAGGAACACCGTATTGCAAAATGATGAACTGATACTGAATGTACTTAGAAAAATAGAGAACTCAAAAAGTCAAAAAAGTTTGGCACATGAACTGAGTCTCAGTGTCGGAAAAGTAAACTATGTCCTCAAAGCCCTCATAGAAAAAGGCTTGGTAAAAGCCGAAAACTTTTTCGCAAACAAACATAAAAACCAGTACAAATACCTCCTGACAGAAGAAGGCATAAAAGCCAAAATAGACCTCACAAAAAAATTCATCGCAAGAAAAAAATCGGAATATGAAGAGTTGCAAAGAGAGTTGGAAAATGAGTTGTAAATGAGATTATCAATTTTTGAAATACGATCAATTTTAAATACATTTCATGAAGTTTTTGGTAGCGGGAAAGTTTATCTTTTCGGTAGTCGTGTAGATGACACCAAAAAAGGTGGTGATATAGATTTGTATTTTGAAGTAGAAAACCAAGAGAATCTTTTTGATAAAAAAATTGATTTTCTTGTAAAGCTGCAAAGTAAAATTGGTGAACAAAAAATTGATATAGTGTTTGCTAAAGATAGATTGAGAAGTATTGAAAAAGAGATAGCAGGAAATAAAATGGAACTTAGCATAGAAAAAATAAGATTAGAAAAATATTTTCATGAATGTGACAAACATATTCAACGCTTAGAAGAGGCTTATGCAGATATAGCAAATAAAATACCTTTGACAGCTAAGGATTATATAGAGCTAGATAAAGCTAGTGTTCAGGCACTCGATCAATACATCTTTAGA
Encoded proteins:
- a CDS encoding MarR family EPS-associated transcriptional regulator: MNFRNTVLQNDELILNVLRKIENSKSQKSLAHELSLSVGKVNYVLKALIEKGLVKAENFFANKHKNQYKYLLTEEGIKAKIDLTKKFIARKKSEYEELQRELENEL
- a CDS encoding IS3 family transposase, whose translation is MYHETFETKAQANQAIFEYIEVYYNRQRMHSANGNLSPVEFEEKMMLQLETAA
- a CDS encoding ISAs1 family transposase → MATKTREKLAKKRSIRGYADQAQSNQLLKLFSEVTDYRKPQGKRHRLEHILYLSVLAGLMGATDYKQISIWIEKHIQKEQVKRLLGVEFILTPKKSLVSDVLAKVDSQEVEVVFRKWIRTYVDTRGKHLSVDGKVMNGSKYKDKRSIEVVGAVLSEIGVIIAHQQIAEKSNEIPALQAMIGELGDEFIFTFDAMNTQKNS